TCGGTTCGACGTATTGCCCGTCTAGCTAACCCAAACAAACTGTCAACCAAGCATCTTGCATGATAGGGTTTCATAAAATGTAAGTTGATTTCCTTATGAAGATTGTTGGCTACTCTCCACGAAAGATAACTGGTCATGATGTGGTTCTTGTTCTGTCCTCCACAATTGTCAGCATTCAAATGACAAACTTCTTCCCCTTCACCATGTCTATTAAAGAAGTCATCCAACATGGAAACAACAGAATTTGCAGAGTGGCTTTGCTGTCCATCCTCACCGATACTTTCCGATTCTCCAAAGACATAGTTATGTTGTAGTGTCCTCCCGTCATTGCAAATTCCAAAAAAGTTCACCTTGAAGGGAGATAAAAAATAGAGGGCACCTTCCTGTCTGCAGTGAGTCGGAAGTAAGACACTTCGAGCAAAGTCAAATGTGTAATGTACGTTCCTCAAATTGGTGGAGCATGGGGTAATGGAGCCCTCTATTCTTGGTCGACCATCAAGTTCTTCTTTGGCAGCAACACAGACATTCCTGTAATGATCGCGCTCCCTCTGTGCCGACTTTATGTAATTACTGAATGCCTCTGTTGCTGACAACTTTTCCTCCTCGGTTCTGGCCtgtaaaatcaatatatataacttataagccAGTCATAACTTTTGTAAAAAACACTCTAGTTTCCAAGTTTAGAAAATCTTTAGctgatatttaattaattaaaatgtttgcAAGTTTTCACAGCTGAACGACTTAACATCCttattttctaataaaaaatGGCGGTGGCCGATTGGTTAAGAACCCTCTATCTCTGGGTTGTGAGTACAAAACATGCAAGGCAGTTACCATGcagatggtttttctccgggtacttcggctttcctccaccaagaaacctggcacatccttaaatgactgttTAGGATGTTAAACTATTAAAACCAAAACTTTTACAATGATGTTAAAAATCTCAAATTCCACTGCTTACTTTTcatttccattatttttttaaagctTACATCTATTGGCTTGACAAATGAAGAAAATTAACAGATCTATaagaaattataataaaaaaagtattaaagACATTCTGTATGCTCTTGATATGTACCTGTTGGATCAAATCACGAAATTGTTCACATTTATGGCATACATCTGTCCTTGGAGTCATAAATTTCACATGGGGAACAACTCTGTGCCAAATCCTGTTGAAAAAGGCAAATGAAAAATGTGTCatatttttgatgtttgtaGCATTTAACTTAGATTTATTTCTAAACCATAATCTTCACatgacaaattatatttttatatattgtaattagGCTATTAATTAAATCTAAAAGCAAAATATTCCAGGTAGGtacagggtcatttaagaacatGCGAGGATTAGGAAGTGCAGTACTGGGAGGGAAAAACCACAGACATACAGTCTGTAGCTAAAAATGCAACACTTATGTAccttgataaaaataataaactaGTCAATTATAAACAGAAGAaacataaaacttttttttttcaaattagcTAATGAATACTGAATGAGAATCACAATTACGAAATGATTTTGCATGCTGATTCaattaaattatcaataaataaaaaaaaaaatcaatgataacTATTTTACACAGATTTAAGTGATAGCAGTATTTCCAAAATATGCATGAGTGTATATCATACCTGCGAAATGTAGTTTCTGATAAAGCTCTGTTTTCATCTCCACATGCTTCAACATATTTCTGGTGCACAGACTTGAAGTTTTCTTTCCCAGGAAGGTAAATAGGGGGAATGTCATCTCGGCCCCTTGGCGCAGCCGGCTGAGGTAGACCAAATTGATCAGCAAACCtgtcaaaattaaataaatctaATATTAATATGAATCAGTTGTGATAAAATGCATTCATTGTAGTAAATGTCAAttgtcatgttgtatgaataCATTTTCAAAGAACCATTTCAAATCATGTTTataaattcaaatgttcataaTTATAAACTTAGCAATAATGTATTACTTGTTTACTTAAATGATGATAGTTAAATCAGTGTGTAGTCTtactattttaattaaataaaatatactgtttatttcttttttttttccagcACAAAAAGATGTCAAACAATATCTGATGAGATGATTATGCACTTTAAATGAAGGAAAACAATCATGTTTATTCTGAAATTTTACTTACCTTGTAATAAATTTCACAACCTGCTGAGCTTCATCATAGGTAACAGCATGCTTTGGTGTTCGACTGGTGTTTCCATGGACTCTGGACACTGCTCCTTCTTTGTATAAATGTTTCCTAATGTTTTTCAGGAATCTGTCACCAATGTTATTGACAAACAGGAAACACTCTTTGCATACAGGTGAATTCAGAAATTGATAGTCAAACCTGTGTCTTTTCCTGTCTTTACCCCCCTTGGTTACTTCACCTTTACTAGTCCCACAAGCTTGAAGTTGGCCCATTATAAAAACATCACGTGCTTCCTTGTCCATTGCAGACACGTTGACGTTGATTCTGTTTTCCACGATATCATCTGTGCGAAACTGGCGTAAACATTGACATATATTTCTGGATGTCCTTTCCTGAACACTATCTATCATGTCTGTGTTTACATTCTGACATCTGTTATCTGCTAAAATGTCACTTTCACTTTCATTTTCATCGCTATCAAAATTTACACTATCCTGGTGAATAAAGTCTCTTAATCTGCTCTGTATAACAGGACTACGTAAAACATCATTGTCACCTACCTCAGAATCATCGAAATCGATGTCAGAATCAGTTTCTAGTTCAACACAATGACTGGACACACATGTGCATGCTGCTGACGGCGCCGAAGATATCGAAGGGGAAGGAAAAAACTCGCTTAACTCCTCGTCGATTTGATGTTGTAAAGACAAATCACTAGATACACCAATGGTGCAAAAATCCGCCGGTAAATACGACATAATGGCACTTACATTGTAGATATAGAACGTGTAATACACTCAGTCCAGAGAATTGTCAAAATCAACACACGGCAGACGACAGCGTACGTGTGTTTACTTCCTGTTCGTGTGTGACGTACGCGTCAGCGGGGAAGCCCGGACAATCTAAATATACTCTTCGCTTCAAAGTCGGAATACAGCTTAAATACAGCACAGATCAATGTATTTCATAACGAAATATCAAGCTGCTATTCATATGAGTTTATAAAAGGGGTAAAATAAACGTATTTACAATCAGCATTTATATTTTCTGCATCGAAACATGTGAAGTGACAGATCACTGACGGCGGGAACTCTCGGCGACACCAAAAAATAATCACGTCACGGAATTCCCTTATTTCTCCGTTTTCATTGGTTAAGCTGTAAGGGCCCTTTTCTCAGCCGCCGGCTCAAATGTATTTTGCTTGATCTACACCAAATCTGTCATTTTAATTCAGCGAGACTATTTTCCACTCTTGAAGGtgttttgaaattcaaataccGGTAAATAGCATTGTTGTAATGAGAACATTACTGATTTGTAAAATCATATCTGTCTTTTCAGTTTATTCTATAATACTATTACCTGTTATATTCACATGATGTTATGTAACGATTTTGCATTAATTTCTGTGGTTGCAAAAATTTAATCTGAAAAACGATATCAAGTGAAAGGTGAATCATAATTCTTGTACCTGCAAACCTGAatgcaaaatgttttttttttgtttcagtaAAATTACTTATTTACAATAACTGACTTGTTTTCAGGTATTTACAGGGATTTATAAACCTTCAAAGTAATATAACTCTAGCATGGTTTAGAACTTTCCGATGGAAAATGTATTGCATCAAGGTGGAATCCTAGGAAAGAGTCAAGAACATGAcaatttaatacatttattgcatTCATTTGTTACTTAGCAGAAATCATTGTTATTTTCTTAAAAGTCCAGAAAAAAGCCTCCCCACCTCACATTTACCTTAAGTAAGGCTAATGCCACATTAAACACGGTGTCCCTTCCTTCACAGAGGTACAAGTCGAGAATGTGAAAGACCATATAGAGAGGGAACTTAGCAGTGAACAGAGTCAGGAACCACTGAGAGGCAAACATGTGAGTCTCAAGGTTCATTTCAACAAAGTGGCCGTGGAGGTCAGAGAGTTGATCCTGTCAATATACACATTTCATGAAATTCTTTCAATCAACAAACATTCAATTAATTATAAGACTCAAATATATTTCGACcacatttataaatatgtatggtatacaATTCAATATTAGTAGTTTTGTTTTGGCCGAGCGATAAATTGCGGCTAGTGCTCACCACAAAAAATTCTTATACTACTTATTCttcaattaattattgattATCTGGAACATTCATAATGCAGtgatataacaacacttttttcttcaattaaaaATTCCTTTCCACTTAACTTCTtctcataattatataaattgtataagaaattatttcatgtaaataacAGAAAACATACCTCCATCAAGCGATCAAGCTGGTAAAATTTAAGATGAAGCTCCTCAAATCCTTGTTTAAAGAAATCTCGGAGTCCATACTCAAAACATGTCTTCACCAAAACTGCAAACGCTTGCTCTTCCGGCAtctgtaatgaaaataaatagcCTAGTTAAATTACCTCAACAAAagatttttacatatatttggaCACATTAGGGTAATACTAAAATGTTCCAAAAAATCAGCTTGtcaaaaatggcgggaaactgcttTTTAGAGTTCATAAATAAGGAAAGGTCAAATTTTGATCTTACAACAGTTTTCAACTATTTTAAGTGTTCATAGGAATACAATAACATCAATAGCAATATTGTTCTGGTTCTTGCAGTcattttggataaaatttaaaaatattgatgaGATAATAACGTATAAATTGTACAATATTTCCCTCCACTATTTATACTTCTAAATGAAAATGGCaggaaaatattcaaatgacaTTAATCTGAAAACCcatcaataaatatgtattttgctTCCTTAAACAACACTGTTCAGTCATAATACTTCATTTAACAGCTTTTTGGGTCACCTGAAACGAAGTCTAAATAAAAGATCTTATCTATTCGCCTATAATTGTCAATCGTTGTATGTCGTTCAGCTgatgtccgtcgtccgtcatccTACATGCGCCCttaataaatttataatttaGACTTTTTTTAAAAGGCACTCAACTAAACCAGTTCCTATAGGGTGT
This genomic window from Argopecten irradians isolate NY chromosome 4, Ai_NY, whole genome shotgun sequence contains:
- the LOC138321728 gene encoding uncharacterized protein is translated as MSYLPADFCTIGVSSDLSLQHQIDEELSEFFPSPSISSAPSAACTCVSSHCVELETDSDIDFDDSEVGDNDVLRSPVIQSRLRDFIHQDSVNFDSDENESESDILADNRCQNVNTDMIDSVQERTSRNICQCLRQFRTDDIVENRINVNVSAMDKEARDVFIMGQLQACGTSKGEVTKGGKDRKRHRFDYQFLNSPVCKECFLFVNNIGDRFLKNIRKHLYKEGAVSRVHGNTSRTPKHAVTYDEAQQVVKFITRFADQFGLPQPAAPRGRDDIPPIYLPGKENFKSVHQKYVEACGDENRALSETTFRRIWHRVVPHVKFMTPRTDVCHKCEQFRDLIQQARTEEEKLSATEAFSNYIKSAQRERDHYRNVCVAAKEELDGRPRIEGSITPCSTNLRNVHYTFDFARSVLLPTHCRQEGALYFLSPFKVNFFGICNDGRTLQHNYVFGESESIGEDGQQSHSANSVVSMLDDFFNRHGEGEEVCHLNADNCGGQNKNHIMTSYLSWRVANNLHKEINLHFMKPYHARCLVDSLFGLARRAIRRTDCDSMEDLKHTVERSTLHNRVVLYGSQDGEWQWRDWKKFFKPVFRAVPGIQAFHHFKFSSEKPGEVVVKKDADGPELTVRLLKRGKSVPTGLPSRLEPAGTSSTRAKYLHRSIRPYVKDPNKDVLCPPPLTEE